The following coding sequences lie in one Cannabis sativa cultivar Pink pepper isolate KNU-18-1 chromosome 5, ASM2916894v1, whole genome shotgun sequence genomic window:
- the LOC133037667 gene encoding uncharacterized protein LOC133037667: MIAQEEPKPPQRADTPAHGLDGGGSPMEEHTAPPNIVLTPVPGDEARQELRIAKHNYAMDEYSRGYAEVEALRRVLRVEVQNTINNPEYQNPWDLNLDPLSDWFGCFLGPTLAPFAAEMTGEFASQLTRCAPKRFAACASLNSIFQVQDLSHSLTVLAAEAGRLSKNIINHGFNLSDFGDMNEIRKVLQDLTTERQLYQEAAERREAAAKANEEEAKRREAQAEAMIREEALRRDRLEAKHQEELRAEGEATAKARRELREAREALDEMVAKVRSLEETHRANLESRATLAAEPMELGGLQGTSLKEGKKG, translated from the exons atgattgcccaggaggagcccaaGCCGCCTCAGAGGgctgatactccggcccacggtcttgatggtgggggctctcccatggaagaacatactgcccctcccaacattgtgctgactccggttcctggagacgaggcgagacaggagctccggatagctaaacacaactacgccatggatgaatactcccgggggtatgctgaggtggaagcccttaggagggttctgcGGGTTGAGGTGCAAAACACCATCAATAACCCGGAGTACCAGAATCcgtgggacctaaatttggaccccctatcggactggttcggttgcttccttgggcccaccttagctccctttgctgcggagatgactggcgagtttgcgtctcagcttacccggtgtgcgcctaagcggttcgctgcttgtgcatccttgaactccatcttccaagtccaggatctcagccactccctcactgtg cttgCTGCCGAAGCTGGCcgtctctccaagaacataatcaaccatggcttcaacctgtctgattttggggacatgaacgaaaTCAGGAAGGTTCTTCAGGATCTTACTACTGAGAGGCAGCTTTACcaagaggctgctgagcgccgggaggccgcTGCCAAAGCCAATGAGGAAGAGGCtaagcggagggaagcccaggcggaggcgatgatccgggaggaggccctgcggagagacaggctggaggccaagcaccaagaggagctgagggcggaaggtgaggccactgcaaaggccaggcgggagcttcgggaggccagggaagccttggacgagatggttgccaaggtgagatccttagaggaaactcaccggGCAAACTTAGAATCCAGGGCCACTCTGGCCGCGGAGCCGATGGAGCTCGGtggacttcaaggaacaagcctcaaagaaggcaaaaagggctga